GCCGGATGTAGATCGCCTGGCCGAAGCCGTTGGCGAACCCGGCCCGCATGACGGTGCCCGTGCCGGCCGCGTAGATCGGCGTGTGCATGACGTTCGCGATGTCGATGCCGTAGTGGAAGGTCCCCCAGCGCGCACAGAAGCAGCTCGTCAGCGCGCCGCCCGCGGGGCGCGCCCACGAGCCGTTGCTCTGGGCGCTGCTGGTCGCGGCGGGTGCGGCGGCCGCCGCCGGCGCCGGAGCGGAGTAGGACTGCTGCTGCGAGGCCTGCTGCGCGGCTGCGGCCTGC
This Cumulibacter manganitolerans DNA region includes the following protein-coding sequences:
- a CDS encoding M23 family metallopeptidase — its product is QAAAAQQASQQQSYSAPAPAAAAAPAATSSAQSNGSWARPAGGALTSCFCARWGTFHYGIDIANVMHTPIYAAGTGTVMRAGFANGFGQAIYIRHDDGWVTVYGHVEDIYVSVGQRVYAGQQIGGMGKRGQSTGVHLHFEVTQGMYGTRVNPIPWLAARGIYL